The following coding sequences lie in one Arabidopsis thaliana chromosome 3, partial sequence genomic window:
- the FAR8 gene encoding fatty acid reductase 8, whose amino-acid sequence MEFSCVHFLQNKTILVTGATGFLAKVFVEKILRVQPNVNKLYLVVRASDNEAATKRLRTEAFEKDLFKVLRDNLGDEKLNTLLSEKVVPVAGDIAMDHLGMKDSNLRERMQKEIDIVVNVAATTNFDERYDIGLGINTFGALNVLNFAKKCVKAQLLLHVSTAYVCGEKPGLLPEKPFVMEEICNENGLQLDINLERELMKQRLKELNEQGCSEEGTTFYMKELGMERAKLHGWPNTYVFTKSMGEMLLGNHKENLPLVIIRPTMITSTLFEPFPGWIEGLRTVDSVIIAYGKGVLKCFLVDVNSVCDMIPADMVANAMIAAAATHAGGSKVHMVYQVGSSHQNPIIYGEIREILFCYFTKNSLRSRNGSMITVSKMKLIPTLALFSLYMTIRYKLPVQLLKLVDIIYPSREGDEYKNKNRKIDMVMRLVKLYEPYVLFKGMYVEYYFSSVKF is encoded by the exons ATGGAATTCAGTTGtgttcattttcttcaaaacaagACGATTCTTGTCACAGGCGCAACCGGTTTCCTTGCCAAAG tttttgtggaGAAAATATTGAGAGTGCAACCAAATGTGAATAAGCTGTACCTCGTGGTGAGAGCATCCGACAATGAAGCCGCGACGAAACGCTTACGCACAGAG GCATTCGAGAAAGATCTTTTCAAGGTGTTAAGAGATAATCTTGGCGATGAGAAATTGAATACATTGTTGTCCGAAAAAGTTGTCCCGGTCGCAGGTGATATCGCGATGGATCATTTAGGCATGAAGGACTCTAATCTAAGAGAACGTATGCAAAAAGAAATCGATATTGTTGTCAATGTCGCAGCTACAACTAATTTCGACGAGAG ATATGATATTGGTCTTGGAATAAACACATTTGGAGCTCTCAATGTCCTTAACTTCGCCAAAAAATGTGTTAAAGCTCAATTGCTTCTCCATGTTTCAACTG cttATGTTTGCGGAGAAAAACCAGGTCTCCTACCTGAAAAACCGTTCGTCATGGAAGAGATTTGTAATGAGAATGGTCTTCAATTGGATATAAACCTTGAAAGGGAGCTGATGAAACAAAGATTGAAAGAACTCAATGAACAAGGTTGTTCAGAAGAAGGCACTACTTTCTACATGAAAGAACTCGGCATGGAAAG GGCAAAGCTTCATGGATGGCCAAACACATATGTTTTCACCAAATCGATGGGAGAGATGCTTCTTGGTAACCATAAAGAAAATCTTCCTCTCGTCATTATCCGTCCCACGATGATCACTAGCActctttttgaaccatttcCTGGTTGGATTGAAGGACTAAG AACTGTAGACAGTGTAATTATTGCGTACGGAAAGGGAGTGCTCAAGTGTTTTCTTGTCGATGTAAACTCGGTTTGCGATATG ATACCAGCGGATATGGTGGCAAACGCGATGATCGCAGCTGCAGCCACACATGCTGGAGGTTCAAAGGTTCACATGGTGTACCAAGTTGGTTCATCTCACCAAAACCCAATAATATATGGAGAGATCcgtgaaattttgttttgttacttcACCAAAAACTCGTTGCGCAGTCGCAATGGCTCAATGATAACTGTCTCGAAAATGAAGCTGATACCAACTCTGGCTTTGTTCAGCCTCTACATGACCATACGTTACAAACTACCTGTCCAG ttattaaaattggttgataTAATATATCCTTCGAGGGAAGGAGAcgaatacaaaaacaaaaaccgcAAGATCGATATGGTGATGAGATTGGTAAAGCTTTACGAGCCTTACGTACTCTTCAAGGGCATGTACGtagaatattatttttctagtGTGAAATTTTAA
- the FAR8 gene encoding fatty acid reductase 8 yields MEFSCVHFLQNKTILVTGATGFLAKVFVEKILRVQPNVNKLYLVVRASDNEAATKRLRTEAFEKDLFKVLRDNLGDEKLNTLLSEKVVPVAGDIAMDHLGMKDSNLRERMQKEIDIVVNVAATTNFDERYDIGLGINTFGALNVLNFAKKCVKAQLLLHVSTAYVCGEKPGLLPEKPFVMEEICNENGLQLDINLERELMKQRLKELNEQGCSEEGTTFYMKELGMERAKLHGWPNTYVFTKSMGEMLLGNHKENLPLVIIRPTMITSTLFEPFPGWIEGLRTVDSVIIAYGKGVLKCFLVDVNSVCDMIPADMVANAMIAAAATHAGGSKVHMVYQVGSSHQNPIIYGEIREILFCYFTKNSLRSRNGSMITVSKMKLIPTLALFSLYMTIRYKLPVQVLIAMRGILNYLVYLR; encoded by the exons ATGGAATTCAGTTGtgttcattttcttcaaaacaagACGATTCTTGTCACAGGCGCAACCGGTTTCCTTGCCAAAG tttttgtggaGAAAATATTGAGAGTGCAACCAAATGTGAATAAGCTGTACCTCGTGGTGAGAGCATCCGACAATGAAGCCGCGACGAAACGCTTACGCACAGAG GCATTCGAGAAAGATCTTTTCAAGGTGTTAAGAGATAATCTTGGCGATGAGAAATTGAATACATTGTTGTCCGAAAAAGTTGTCCCGGTCGCAGGTGATATCGCGATGGATCATTTAGGCATGAAGGACTCTAATCTAAGAGAACGTATGCAAAAAGAAATCGATATTGTTGTCAATGTCGCAGCTACAACTAATTTCGACGAGAG ATATGATATTGGTCTTGGAATAAACACATTTGGAGCTCTCAATGTCCTTAACTTCGCCAAAAAATGTGTTAAAGCTCAATTGCTTCTCCATGTTTCAACTG cttATGTTTGCGGAGAAAAACCAGGTCTCCTACCTGAAAAACCGTTCGTCATGGAAGAGATTTGTAATGAGAATGGTCTTCAATTGGATATAAACCTTGAAAGGGAGCTGATGAAACAAAGATTGAAAGAACTCAATGAACAAGGTTGTTCAGAAGAAGGCACTACTTTCTACATGAAAGAACTCGGCATGGAAAG GGCAAAGCTTCATGGATGGCCAAACACATATGTTTTCACCAAATCGATGGGAGAGATGCTTCTTGGTAACCATAAAGAAAATCTTCCTCTCGTCATTATCCGTCCCACGATGATCACTAGCActctttttgaaccatttcCTGGTTGGATTGAAGGACTAAG AACTGTAGACAGTGTAATTATTGCGTACGGAAAGGGAGTGCTCAAGTGTTTTCTTGTCGATGTAAACTCGGTTTGCGATATG ATACCAGCGGATATGGTGGCAAACGCGATGATCGCAGCTGCAGCCACACATGCTGGAGGTTCAAAGGTTCACATGGTGTACCAAGTTGGTTCATCTCACCAAAACCCAATAATATATGGAGAGATCcgtgaaattttgttttgttacttcACCAAAAACTCGTTGCGCAGTCGCAATGGCTCAATGATAACTGTCTCGAAAATGAAGCTGATACCAACTCTGGCTTTGTTCAGCCTCTACATGACCATACGTTACAAACTACCTGTCCAGGTACTAATAGCAATGAGAGGGATTTTAAATTACTTAGTATATTTACGCTAA
- the FAR8 gene encoding fatty acid reductase 8 (fatty acid reductase 8 (FAR8); FUNCTIONS IN: oxidoreductase activity, acting on the CH-CH group of donors, fatty-acyl-CoA reductase (alcohol-forming) activity; INVOLVED IN: microsporogenesis, metabolic process; LOCATED IN: endomembrane system; CONTAINS InterPro DOMAIN/s: Male sterility (InterPro:IPR004262), NAD(P)-binding domain (InterPro:IPR016040), Male sterility, NAD-binding (InterPro:IPR013120); BEST Arabidopsis thaliana protein match is: fatty acid reductase 5 (TAIR:AT3G44550.1); Has 2540 Blast hits to 2507 proteins in 491 species: Archae - 4; Bacteria - 770; Metazoa - 1003; Fungi - 248; Plants - 286; Viruses - 0; Other Eukaryotes - 229 (source: NCBI BLink).) codes for MEFSCVHFLQNKTILVTGATGFLAKVFVEKILRVQPNVNKLYLVVRASDNEAATKRLRTEAFEKDLFKVLRDNLGDEKLNTLLSEKVVPVAGDIAMDHLGMKDSNLRERMQKEIDIVVNVAATTNFDERYDIGLGINTFGALNVLNFAKKCVKAQLLLHVSTAYVCGEKPGLLPEKPFVMEEICNENGLQLDINLERELMKQRLKELNEQGCSEEGTTFYMKELGMERAKLHGWPNTYVFTKSMGEMLLGNHKENLPLVIIRPTMITSTLFEPFPGWIEGLRTVDSVIIAYGKGVLKCFLVDVNSVCDMIPADMVANAMIAAAATHAGGSKVHMVYQVGSSHQNPIIYGEIREILFCYFTKNSLRSRNGSMITVSKMKLIPTLALFSLYMTIRYKLPVQLLKLVDIIYPSREGDEYKNKNRKIDMVMRLVKLYEPYVLFKGIFDDRNTKNLCAKQKEEDNRNSENFMFDFDPKIIKWKDYLINVHIPGLITHVLKK; via the exons ATGGAATTCAGTTGtgttcattttcttcaaaacaagACGATTCTTGTCACAGGCGCAACCGGTTTCCTTGCCAAAG tttttgtggaGAAAATATTGAGAGTGCAACCAAATGTGAATAAGCTGTACCTCGTGGTGAGAGCATCCGACAATGAAGCCGCGACGAAACGCTTACGCACAGAG GCATTCGAGAAAGATCTTTTCAAGGTGTTAAGAGATAATCTTGGCGATGAGAAATTGAATACATTGTTGTCCGAAAAAGTTGTCCCGGTCGCAGGTGATATCGCGATGGATCATTTAGGCATGAAGGACTCTAATCTAAGAGAACGTATGCAAAAAGAAATCGATATTGTTGTCAATGTCGCAGCTACAACTAATTTCGACGAGAG ATATGATATTGGTCTTGGAATAAACACATTTGGAGCTCTCAATGTCCTTAACTTCGCCAAAAAATGTGTTAAAGCTCAATTGCTTCTCCATGTTTCAACTG cttATGTTTGCGGAGAAAAACCAGGTCTCCTACCTGAAAAACCGTTCGTCATGGAAGAGATTTGTAATGAGAATGGTCTTCAATTGGATATAAACCTTGAAAGGGAGCTGATGAAACAAAGATTGAAAGAACTCAATGAACAAGGTTGTTCAGAAGAAGGCACTACTTTCTACATGAAAGAACTCGGCATGGAAAG GGCAAAGCTTCATGGATGGCCAAACACATATGTTTTCACCAAATCGATGGGAGAGATGCTTCTTGGTAACCATAAAGAAAATCTTCCTCTCGTCATTATCCGTCCCACGATGATCACTAGCActctttttgaaccatttcCTGGTTGGATTGAAGGACTAAG AACTGTAGACAGTGTAATTATTGCGTACGGAAAGGGAGTGCTCAAGTGTTTTCTTGTCGATGTAAACTCGGTTTGCGATATG ATACCAGCGGATATGGTGGCAAACGCGATGATCGCAGCTGCAGCCACACATGCTGGAGGTTCAAAGGTTCACATGGTGTACCAAGTTGGTTCATCTCACCAAAACCCAATAATATATGGAGAGATCcgtgaaattttgttttgttacttcACCAAAAACTCGTTGCGCAGTCGCAATGGCTCAATGATAACTGTCTCGAAAATGAAGCTGATACCAACTCTGGCTTTGTTCAGCCTCTACATGACCATACGTTACAAACTACCTGTCCAG ttattaaaattggttgataTAATATATCCTTCGAGGGAAGGAGAcgaatacaaaaacaaaaaccgcAAGATCGATATGGTGATGAGATTGGTAAAGCTTTACGAGCCTTACGTACTCTTCAAGGGCAT ATTCGACGATAGGAATACTAAAAACTTATGCGCCAAGCAGAAAGAAGAGGACAACAGAAATTCagaaaattttatgtttgatttcgACCCTAAAATCATTAAATGGAAAGATTATCTTATAAATGTACACATTCCTGGCCTCATCACTCACGTGCTTAAGAAGTAA
- a CDS encoding retrotransposon ORF-1 protein (Arabidopsis retrotransposon ORF-1 protein; CONTAINS InterPro DOMAIN/s: Arabidopsis retrotransposon ORF-1 protein (InterPro:IPR004312); BEST Arabidopsis thaliana protein match is: Arabidopsis retrotransposon ORF-1 protein (TAIR:AT3G30820.1); Has 18 Blast hits to 18 proteins in 4 species: Archae - 0; Bacteria - 0; Metazoa - 0; Fungi - 0; Plants - 18; Viruses - 0; Other Eukaryotes - 0 (source: NCBI BLink).) gives MGRYWEMDEDVYPKLVKEFIATCRLTYANPENPKASKGKLTFFLNKQHYSKTLFEICDMYGFTKGEAVEFPKSPVVRYVAKLLGSVLYFKPVITVVQEIELPLLFYGVKHLLDAYSDIPAPDTNVAAVLCDTLVKMKNNVPTSAAKSILAANGLDLPDSYQFHQAKKSTVPISRKGR, from the exons ATGGGACGGTATTGGGAAATGGATGAGGATGTATATCCTAAACTTGTGAAGGAGTTCATTGCCACATGTCGCCTCACGTACGCGAATCCAGAGAACCCGAAAGCGAGTAAAGGAAAACTCACATTCTTTCTCAACAAACAGCATTACAGCAAGACATTGTTTGAGATCTGCGACATGTATGGATTTACGAAAGGAGAAGCGGTTGAGTTCCCGAA GAGTCCTGTTGTGCGATATGTTGCGAAGCTTCTCGGTAGCGTTCTATACTTCAAACCGGTGATCACTGTTGTGCAAGAGATCGAGTTACCACTGCTTTTCTATGGGGTCAAACATCTACTAGACGCCTACTCCGATATTCCAGCTCCCGACACTAATGTAGCTGCGGTTTTGTGTGACACATtggtgaagatgaagaataaTGTTCCTACATCAGCCGCGAAAAGCATTTTAGCTG CGAATGGACTTGATCTACCTGATTCATACCAGTTTCACCAAGCCAAGAAGTCGACTGTACCAATTTCTAGGAAGGGACGGTAA
- a CDS encoding uncharacterized protein (BEST Arabidopsis thaliana protein match is: Arabidopsis retrotransposon ORF-1 protein (TAIR:AT2G14000.1); Has 12 Blast hits to 12 proteins in 2 species: Archae - 0; Bacteria - 0; Metazoa - 0; Fungi - 0; Plants - 12; Viruses - 0; Other Eukaryotes - 0 (source: NCBI BLink).): MGKTNNAARTSRARTSTSGASAKEDPNKRPVIGIWDKEDTKLLAALKHIDVRPTRVASKPSLHVLGMYDYVVMVFQTLSIGRYWEMDEDVYPKLVKEFIATCRLTYANPENRKRVKENSHSFLTNSITARHCLRSATCIDLRKEKRLSSRSCLLRLLMTFGTR, encoded by the coding sequence ATGGGAAAGACAAACAACGCTGCAAGAACTTCTCGAGCACGCACGAGCACTTCCGGAGCATCGGCAAAAGAAGATCCTAACAAGCGTCCTGTTATCGGCATATGGGATAAGGAAGACACAAAGCTACTGGCAGCTTTGAAGCATATTGATGTGAGGCCAACGCGAGTCGCTTCCAAACCTTCTCTACATGTGCTTGGCATGTACGATTATGTCGTGATGGTGTTTCAAACACTCAGTATAGGACGGTATTGGGAAATGGATGAGGATGTATATCCTAAACTTGTGAAGGAGTTCATTGCCACGTGTCGCCTCACGTACGCGAATCCAGAGAACCGAAAGCGAGTCAAGGAAAACTCACATTCTTTCTTAACAAACAGCATTACAGCAAGACATTGTTTGAGATCTGCGACATGTATAGATTTACGAAAGGAGAAGCGGTTGAGTTCCCGAAGTTGTCTCCTGCGGTTGCTGATGACTTTTGGAACACGATAG
- a CDS encoding 60S acidic ribosomal protein family (60S acidic ribosomal protein family; FUNCTIONS IN: structural constituent of ribosome; INVOLVED IN: translational elongation; LOCATED IN: cytosol, cytosolic ribosome, ribosome, nucleus; EXPRESSED IN: 25 plant structures; EXPRESSED DURING: 15 growth stages; CONTAINS InterPro DOMAIN/s: Ribosomal protein 60S (InterPro:IPR001813); BEST Arabidopsis thaliana protein match is: 60S acidic ribosomal protein family (TAIR:AT2G27710.4); Has 35333 Blast hits to 34131 proteins in 2444 species: Archae - 798; Bacteria - 22429; Metazoa - 974; Fungi - 991; Plants - 531; Viruses - 0; Other Eukaryotes - 9610 (source: NCBI BLink).), with product MKVAAAFLLAVLGGNANPSADNIKDIIGAVGADVDGESIELLLKEVSGKDIAELIASGREKLASVPSGGGVAVSAAPSSGGGGAAAPAEKKEAKKEEKEESDDDMGFSLFE from the exons ATGAAGGTTGCCGCTGCTTTCCTCCTCGCCGTTTTGGGCGGAAACGCTAATCCTTCTGCTGATAATATCAAAGATATCATCGGAGCTG TTGGTGCTGATGTTGATGGAGAGAGCATTGAGCTTCTATTGAAAGAAGTGAGTGGTAAAGACATTGCTGAGCTGATTGCTTCTGGTAGGGAGAAGTTAGCGTCTGTGCCATCTGGTGGTGGTGTGGCTGTTTCAGCTGCTCCATCaagcggtggtggtggtgctgCTGCCCCTgcggagaagaaagaagccaagaaggaagagaaagaagagtctGATGAT GACATGGGATTCAGTCTCTTCGAGTAA
- the CYP71 gene encoding cyclophilin71 (cyclophilin71 (CYP71); CONTAINS InterPro DOMAIN/s: Cyclophilin-like (InterPro:IPR015891), Peptidyl-prolyl cis-trans isomerase, cyclophilin-type (InterPro:IPR002130), WD40-repeat-containing domain (InterPro:IPR017986), WD40/YVTN repeat-like-containing domain (InterPro:IPR015943), WD40 repeat (InterPro:IPR001680), WD40 repeat, subgroup (InterPro:IPR019781); BEST Arabidopsis thaliana protein match is: Cyclophilin-like peptidyl-prolyl cis-trans isomerase family protein (TAIR:AT2G36130.1); Has 19122 Blast hits to 18688 proteins in 2726 species: Archae - 110; Bacteria - 7959; Metazoa - 3135; Fungi - 1772; Plants - 1406; Viruses - 0; Other Eukaryotes - 4740 (source: NCBI BLink).) yields MEEESKNGGTTIPTEELAVVAVPPVVEEEEPMVGPGPAPRGKRKRPLQFEQAYLDSLPSANMYEKSYMHRDVVTHVAVSAAEFFISGSMDGHLKFWKKKGVGIEFAKHFRSHLGPIEGLAVSIDGLLCCTISNDHAVKIYDVVNYDMMAMIRLPYIPGAVEWVYKQGDVKAKLAVSDRDSLFVHIYDPRSGSNEPIASKEIHMNPIKVMKYNPVSDTMISGDTKGIIEYWSATTLQFPEDEVNFKLKSDTNLFEIIKCKTTISAIEVSPDGKQFSITAPDRRIRVFWFRTGKLRRVYDESLVVAQDLQRSDAPLYRLEAIDFGRRMAVEKELEKTESAPQPNAVFDESSNFLIYATFLGIKVINLHTNTVARILGKVESNERYLRVALYQGDQGGKKVRKIPAAAANVNESKEPLTDPTILCCAFKKHRIYMFSRREPEEPEDASQGRDVFNEKPAADELMSVSDIGNSATTSLPENVIMHTTLGDIHMKLYPEECPKTVENFTTHCRNGYYDNHLFHRVIRGFMIQTGDPLGDGTGGQSIWGREFEDEFHKSLRHDRPFTLSMANAGPNTNGSQFFITTVATPWLDNKHTVFGRVVKGMDVVQGIEKVKTDKNDRPYQDVKILNVTVPKS; encoded by the exons ATGGAGGAAGAATCTAAGAATGGCGGAACCACGATTCCGACTGAAGAATTGGCGGTGGTTGCGGTGCCACCtgtagtagaagaagaggagcCGATGGTCGGACCTGGACCAGCTCCACGAGGCAAACGCAAGCGTCCGCTTCAATTCGAGCAAGCTTATCTTGATTCGCTTCCTTCTGCTAATAT GTATGAGAAAAGTTATATGCATCGAGATGTAGTTACACATGTTGCTGTTTCAGCAGCTGAGTTCTTTATAAGTGGAAGTATGGATG GTCACTTgaaattttggaagaaaaaggGTGTTGGTATCGAGTTTGCTAAGCATTTCCGCTCCCATCTCGGTCCAATTGAAGGTCTAGCG GTTAGCATTGATGGTTTGCTTTGCTGTACAATCTCAAATGATCATGctgttaaaatatatgatgttGTCAACTACGATATGATGGCCATGATCCGTTTGCCATATATTCCTGGTGCTGTTGAGTGGGTCTACAAGCAAGGGGATGTCAAAGCTAAACTTGCTGTCAGTGACCGAGACTCTTTGTTTGTGCACATTTATGATCCTCGTTCTGGTTCCAACGAACCCATTGCTTCAAAAGAG ATACATATGAATCCAATTAAGGTCATGAAGTACAATCCTGTTTCGGACACAATGATCTCTGGTGACACAAAAGGAATCATTGAGTACTGGAGTGCAACTACATTACAGTTTCCCGAGGATGA GGTAAACTTTAAACTGAAGAGTGATACAAATCTCTTTGAGATTATAAAGTGCAAAACAACAATCTCTGCCATTGAG GTGAGTCCAGATGGTAAACAGTTTTCCATTACAGCTCCTGATCGTAGGATTCGTGTGTTCTGGTTTAGAACTGGTAAACTGAGGCGGGTATATGATGAGTCACTTGTG GTGGCCCAAGATCTGCAGAGGAGTGATGCTCCCTTATACAGGCTTGAAGCTATTGACTTTGGTAGAAGAATGGCAGTTGAAAAGGAACTTGAAAAAACCGAGAGTGCTCCGCAGCCCAATGCTGTGTTTGATGAAAGCTCTAATTTCCTTATATACGCCACTTTTCTTGGAATAAAA GTAATAAATTTACACACCAACACAGTTGCAAGGATCCTTGGAAAGGTGGAGAGTAATGAAAGGTATCTGAGAGTTGCATTATATCAAGGTGATCAAGGAGGCAAGAAAGTTAGAAAGATTCCTGCAGCTGCAGCAAATGTAAATGAAAGCAAGGAGCCTTTGACTGATCCGACTATCCTATGCTGTGCCTTTAAGAAACACAGGATCTATATGTTCAG TCGGAGAGAGCCAGAAGAACCTGAAGATGCAAGCCAAGGGAGAGATGTGTTTAACGAGAAGCCTGCTGCTGATGAACTTATGTCTGTCTCAGATATTGGAAACTCAGCCACAACATCCCTTCCAGAGAACGTG ATAATGCATACTACGCTTGGTGACATTCACATGAAGCTTTACCCAGAAGAATGTCCCAAAACTGTGGAGAATTTCACAACACACTGTAGAAATGGCTATTACGATAACCACCTTTTCCATCGGGTTATCAGAGGATTTATGATACAGACTGGAGATCCTCTTGGGGATGGTACTGGAGGACAGTCAATTTGGGGCAGAGAATTTGAGGACGAGTTTCACAAAAG TCTAAGGCATGACAGGCCGTTCACATTGTCTATGGCAAATGCCGGCCCAAACACAAATGGGTCTCAGTTCTTCATCACAACAGTGGCTACACCGTGGCTAGACAATAAGCACACTGTTTTTGGAAGAGTTGTGAAGGGAATGGACGTCGTTCAG GGTATAGAGAAAGTGAAGACAGACAAGAACGACAGGCCTTACCAAGATGTGAAGATACTTAATGTCACCGTTCCGAAATCTTAG